The window TGCCGAGGCGGAGGCGGTGGAAGGCCCGGGTGCCCAGGGCCTCCTCTATGGAAAGCACGCCCCGGTTCCCGGCGGCGCTCCCCCCGGCCTTGAAGCGGATCCGCCCCAAAGGGAGGTCCATCTCGTCGTGGACCACCAGGATCCGCTCGGGAGGGATCTTGTAAAAGCGGGCGAGGGGGGCCACCGCCCGCCCCGTGAGGTTGTAGTAGGTGAGGGGCTTGAGGAAAAGCCCGCCCTCCGCCTCCGCCACGAGCGCCTCGCCCCGGGGGCGGAAGGAAAGGCCCAGGCGGTCCAGGACCATGAAGCCGAGGTTGTGCCGGGTGCGGGCGTACCGCTCCCCCGGGTTCCCCTGGCCCACCACCAGGAACACGCCCGGACCCTTGGGCTACTCCTCTTCCTCTTCCTTGCCCTTCTTGATGACCTCGGGCTCCGCCACCTCGGCCGCCGCTTCCTCGGCGAGCTTCTCCACGTCCTCAGGCGGGACCACGGCGGCGATGGTCTCCTCGGGGGAGACGGCGAGCTCCACCCCAGGAGGCAGCTTGAGGTCGGAGGCGTGGAGGCTGTCGCCGATCTCCAGGCCGCTCACGTCCACCTCAATGAACTCGGGGATGTTCCGGGGGGAGACCTTTACCAGGATGTCCCGGTGGATCTCCTGGAGCACGCCGCCCGCCCGCACCCCGGCCGGGGTGCCCACGAAGCGGAGGGGCACGTACATCTCCACGGGCTCGTCGGAGAGGACGAAGAAGTCCACGTGCTCGGGGCGCCGACGCCGCTTGTCCAGGTTCACCTGGCGCACCAAGGTGGGCAGGCTCTGGCCGTCGGGAAGCTCCAGGACGATGACGTGGTGGATGGAGGCCTGGCGGAAGACCTTGTCAAACTCCACCAGGTCCACGTAGACCTTCCGGTTCAGGTGCCGGTTGTACATGACCCCAGGCAGCTTGCCCGCCCGCCTGAGGGCCGACGGCTTCTCTCCCTCGCGGTAGTACGCTTTCAAACGGTACTCCATGGCTCCTCCCAAGCCCCCAAGGGGCACACGGAGAAAAGCTTAGCACATGCCGGGGCCAAGGCTAAGCCCCCCGCCCGCGGCGGGGGCCCCAAAGCGCCTCCCCACCCACTCTGCCCGGCCTAAAAGAGGGGCAGGGGGCGGAGGTCCTGGTCCAGGCGGAGGATCCCCACCACCCGCCCGCGGTGGAGGACGAAGCAGCGGTACTCCCCCTCCACCTCCAGCACCCAGGGGGCCAGGGTGAGCTCCCGCAGGAAGGGGAAGGGCCGCTTGGGCAGGGGCCTCCCCCGGGGCGGCCGCGGGTGGGGCCAAAGCCTTCCCCCCTCCAGGGCCAAAACGAGGAGGGGCCGCTCCCGCCCGAGGAGGACGAGGAGGTCCGGACCCTCCCGGTAGAAGGCCTGGACCTCGAGGCCCTTGAGGACCTCGAGGCAACGGAAAAGCGCCCGCTCTCCTAGGTATTCTCCTGACGGAGAAGCCACCGGCCCGCCGGCCCCCCCCTGGCCCAGGACCGCCTGGGCGAGG of the Thermus thermophilus HB8 genome contains:
- a CDS encoding 50S ribosomal protein L25, which codes for MEYRLKAYYREGEKPSALRRAGKLPGVMYNRHLNRKVYVDLVEFDKVFRQASIHHVIVLELPDGQSLPTLVRQVNLDKRRRRPEHVDFFVLSDEPVEMYVPLRFVGTPAGVRAGGVLQEIHRDILVKVSPRNIPEFIEVDVSGLEIGDSLHASDLKLPPGVELAVSPEETIAAVVPPEDVEKLAEEAAAEVAEPEVIKKGKEEEEE
- the pth gene encoding aminoacyl-tRNA hydrolase, whose product is MFLVVGQGNPGERYARTRHNLGFMVLDRLGLSFRPRGEALVAEAEGGLFLKPLTYYNLTGRAVAPLARFYKIPPERILVVHDEMDLPLGRIRFKAGGSAAGNRGVLSIEEALGTRAFHRLRLGIGKPPDPSRGAEYVLSPFREEELPVVERVLEAAKEAVWCWVREGLPPCAGRFNGLDLSLG